From a single Deltaproteobacteria bacterium genomic region:
- a CDS encoding SUMF1/EgtB/PvdO family nonheme iron enzyme, with protein MKLNKPVKFKRPEGLTCRRYIFAAAVICLLLTGSLSEGEEFLQPSGAKYVILMISDGWGIKHIEATGKYTGRAPAYQFWDPYWMSTYPAGGGYDPELAWSDFDYVKRGPTDSAASATAMYTGTKTKSSMLGVSLDGERLYSIAEKARMFNMAVGAVSTVQISHATPGAWYAHNDYRFNSYAIAEEGLFGDPHATYDEWDWNERARYLGQKVFKRVPRSRKVFKDLYTGDRGPSDPIDVLIGADGLGHSGESYLNDYIRGRLRNESSEPDKHTLIESVDGKDNGARLIRTAENENITKLVGLFGHSYRLADGSGRNLDNPTLAEMTTSALTVLARNPHGFVLLIEGGAVDYAGHDNDMNLMIGEQIDFDEAVQAVVDWVENPSNGSDWENTLVIVTGDHESGYLTAGPGVFPDQLLGEVSDRTISLEKEVDNSDCRASWEDGNENNTIDSGETVFWVWNTCRNSAHTNNLVPLYAKGLNSELFATFATKSDPVRGSYIDNTDVHKVMDTVLSPPVITDDTGTEMVLIPAGEFRMGCNKDEYSYCQDYENPLRLVHVDSYAIDKTEVTVAQYGECVKAGRCKSDNLNLPEFRGSERPELSFQCNWGKKGKESHPINCVDLSQAEAYCHWAGKRLPTEAEWEKAARGTDGRIYPWGNNDFNGKKALANLGDEEAKRNNPKLDTVKGYNDGFYTTSPVGSFPQGASPYGVLDLAGNVWEWTGDICDFEIKRSIKGRIKNFISRIISTGEEAMSNDYSREDSLCVRGGSWKNAPSRVRVYHRAKDIPNERFGNTGFRCAR; from the coding sequence ATGAAACTTAATAAACCTGTAAAATTCAAACGTCCGGAAGGGCTGACTTGCCGCCGTTATATCTTTGCCGCGGCGGTGATTTGCTTATTATTAACTGGAAGCCTCTCCGAAGGAGAAGAATTTCTCCAGCCTTCGGGGGCCAAGTACGTAATTTTAATGATCAGCGACGGCTGGGGGATAAAACACATAGAGGCGACTGGTAAATACACCGGACGCGCTCCGGCATATCAATTCTGGGACCCATACTGGATGTCAACCTATCCCGCGGGCGGCGGCTACGACCCCGAGCTCGCATGGTCGGATTTCGATTATGTCAAAAGAGGGCCGACCGACAGCGCAGCGTCGGCAACCGCAATGTATACCGGCACAAAAACTAAGTCGTCGATGTTAGGCGTATCGCTCGACGGTGAACGCCTGTATTCAATCGCGGAAAAAGCCAGAATGTTCAATATGGCCGTGGGAGCGGTAAGCACTGTGCAAATATCACACGCAACTCCCGGGGCCTGGTACGCGCATAATGATTACAGATTTAATTCATACGCGATTGCCGAGGAGGGTTTGTTCGGGGATCCACATGCAACGTACGACGAATGGGACTGGAATGAGAGGGCCAGGTATCTTGGTCAAAAGGTTTTTAAAAGGGTGCCGAGGTCGCGGAAGGTATTCAAGGATTTATATACCGGAGACCGCGGCCCGTCAGACCCTATAGACGTTTTAATAGGCGCTGACGGTCTTGGCCACTCGGGTGAGAGCTACCTGAACGATTACATTCGCGGCAGGCTCCGGAATGAAAGCTCTGAGCCGGATAAACACACACTGATTGAGAGCGTCGACGGAAAAGATAACGGAGCGCGTTTAATCCGGACGGCTGAAAACGAAAATATAACCAAACTCGTGGGTTTGTTCGGACACAGCTACCGTTTAGCCGATGGATCAGGACGTAATCTTGACAATCCGACGCTTGCTGAAATGACCACGTCTGCTCTAACAGTTCTCGCCCGCAACCCCCACGGTTTCGTATTACTTATAGAGGGCGGGGCTGTCGATTACGCGGGGCACGATAACGACATGAACCTTATGATAGGGGAACAGATTGATTTCGATGAAGCGGTTCAGGCCGTGGTTGACTGGGTTGAAAACCCTTCTAACGGAAGCGACTGGGAAAACACTCTTGTAATCGTTACGGGAGACCACGAATCAGGCTACCTGACCGCAGGGCCCGGCGTGTTTCCTGATCAGCTGCTTGGTGAGGTGAGCGACAGAACCATATCTCTTGAGAAAGAGGTTGATAACAGCGACTGCCGCGCCAGCTGGGAAGACGGAAATGAGAACAATACTATAGACTCGGGCGAGACCGTTTTCTGGGTCTGGAATACGTGCCGGAATTCGGCACACACAAATAACCTCGTACCACTGTATGCCAAAGGATTGAATTCCGAACTGTTCGCAACTTTTGCGACAAAGTCAGACCCTGTGCGCGGCTCGTACATCGATAATACCGATGTTCATAAAGTTATGGATACCGTACTATCGCCTCCGGTAATAACAGACGATACGGGAACGGAAATGGTCTTGATTCCCGCGGGTGAGTTCCGGATGGGTTGTAACAAGGACGAATATTCTTACTGTCAGGATTACGAGAATCCTCTTAGGCTTGTCCATGTAGATTCTTACGCGATTGACAAGACGGAGGTAACAGTAGCGCAGTACGGCGAGTGCGTCAAAGCCGGTCGCTGCAAAAGCGACAATCTCAATCTGCCCGAGTTTAGAGGTTCGGAAAGACCGGAGCTGTCATTTCAATGTAACTGGGGAAAGAAAGGAAAAGAGAGTCATCCGATCAATTGCGTGGATTTGTCTCAGGCTGAAGCATATTGTCATTGGGCCGGAAAGCGATTGCCGACTGAGGCGGAGTGGGAAAAGGCGGCAAGAGGAACCGACGGAAGAATTTATCCGTGGGGAAATAATGATTTTAACGGAAAGAAAGCTCTAGCAAATCTAGGGGATGAAGAGGCGAAACGTAATAACCCCAAACTGGATACCGTTAAAGGTTACAATGACGGTTTTTACACAACCTCGCCCGTGGGCTCTTTTCCACAAGGGGCCTCCCCTTACGGTGTTTTGGACTTGGCGGGAAATGTTTGGGAATGGACGGGAGATATATGTGATTTTGAGATAAAACGCAGTATTAAGGGTCGTATTAAAAATTTCATCTCCCGTATTATTTCGACGGGCGAGGAAGCTATGAGCAATGACTACAGCCGCGAGGATTCCCTCTGTGTCCGCGGCGGTTCATGGAAAAATGCGCCTTCACGTGTAAGGGTATATCATCGGGCCAAGGATATTCCCAATGAAAGGTTTGGAAACACCGGTTTCAGATGCGCCCGCTAA
- a CDS encoding DUF5989 family protein gives MSFLKGITNRMGIAGELLQFFLQNKWWWITPMLLILLLFGFLIIFAQGSAVAPFIYTLF, from the coding sequence ATGTCATTCCTAAAAGGTATAACCAATAGAATGGGCATAGCCGGGGAGCTCCTTCAGTTTTTTCTTCAGAACAAGTGGTGGTGGATCACTCCGATGCTTCTTATACTTCTCCTTTTCGGATTCCTTATCATTTTCGCACAGGGCTCTGCCGTGGCTCCTTTTATATATACGTTGTTTTAG
- a CDS encoding GDSL-type esterase/lipase family protein, with the protein MKSAKILKTLLAILIILVVLFAICEGLIRVYLHYNTVYDIEMTRYAMNVKEDSENPKIGHVHKPGSEIELMGVNVSINSDGLRDREYLKERRDAYRIIFLGDSLTFGWGVEQEGTFQYVLEEEIGRAAPTEIINFGTGNYNTEQEVNLFFEKGVEYNPDKVVLFYFINDAEATSEKSGLWFLGHSHLISFYWSRINSLMNNIFASKSFKDYYTALYMDDQEGWINSKKAMIELRDYCLENGIAFQVVLLPELHDTDNLIFREVYDKVSLFLQQSGIEYMSLAKLFSDYGDQMELWVSYDDAHPNKLAHGIIAESLVEFISKKETN; encoded by the coding sequence ATGAAATCCGCTAAGATACTTAAAACTTTACTCGCCATTTTAATTATATTGGTAGTCCTGTTCGCTATATGCGAAGGGCTCATCAGGGTCTATCTCCACTACAACACAGTTTATGATATAGAGATGACCCGCTACGCAATGAACGTAAAGGAGGACTCGGAGAATCCAAAGATAGGGCACGTACACAAACCCGGGAGCGAAATTGAGCTCATGGGTGTAAACGTGTCAATAAATTCAGACGGGCTCAGGGACAGGGAATATCTAAAAGAGAGGAGGGATGCTTACAGGATAATATTCCTCGGAGACTCGTTAACGTTCGGCTGGGGGGTCGAGCAGGAAGGCACGTTCCAGTACGTACTTGAAGAGGAGATCGGTAGAGCCGCGCCAACCGAGATCATAAACTTCGGCACCGGGAACTATAACACGGAGCAGGAAGTAAACCTGTTTTTCGAAAAGGGGGTTGAATACAATCCCGACAAGGTGGTGCTCTTTTACTTCATTAACGACGCCGAAGCCACATCCGAGAAATCGGGTCTCTGGTTCCTCGGCCACTCGCACCTTATATCCTTTTACTGGTCCAGGATCAACTCTCTTATGAACAACATTTTCGCCTCAAAGAGCTTTAAGGATTATTATACTGCCCTTTACATGGACGATCAGGAGGGGTGGATAAATTCGAAAAAGGCCATGATTGAGCTCAGGGACTATTGCCTTGAGAACGGCATCGCGTTCCAGGTGGTGCTCCTGCCCGAGCTCCATGATACGGATAACCTTATATTCAGAGAAGTATATGATAAAGTATCTCTTTTTCTACAGCAGAGCGGAATAGAGTACATGAGTCTGGCAAAGCTATTCTCAGACTATGGGGATCAAATGGAACTCTGGGTTAGCTACGACGACGCTCACCCCAATAAGCTCGCCCATGGTATTATTGCCGAATCCTTAGTTGAATTTATTTCTAAAAAGGAGACAAATTAG
- the gmd gene encoding GDP-mannose 4,6-dehydratase, which produces MKKALITGITGQDGSYLAEFLMSKGYETHGLIRRSSSFNTERIDHIYVDPHEPEARLYLHYGDLSDSSQMTNMIYKIEPDEIYHLAAQSHVRVSFDMPEYSNNITGLGTVRILESIRRSGIKCRFYQASSSEMFGASPPPQNESTVFQPRSPYACGKLMAHWTAVNYRDGYDIFAVTGILFNHESPRRGETFVTRKITRAIANILRERQQYLFLGNLEPTRDWGYAPEYVEIMWKMLQQDTPQDFVIGTGETHSVQEFVEEAFSYVGLDWEKYVKTDPNYFRPTEVESLKSDPGKARDVLGWDVKIGFSDLVKIMIDADMREMGLEPVGEGDRILKEKFPNRWWKRD; this is translated from the coding sequence ATGAAAAAGGCACTTATAACTGGAATTACGGGACAGGACGGTTCGTACCTCGCTGAATTCCTGATGTCCAAAGGATATGAAACTCATGGTCTGATAAGAAGATCAAGCAGTTTTAATACCGAAAGGATTGACCACATTTATGTCGATCCGCACGAACCTGAAGCTCGACTGTACCTTCACTATGGAGATTTAAGCGATTCGAGCCAGATGACGAACATGATATACAAGATTGAGCCTGACGAGATATATCACCTGGCGGCGCAAAGCCATGTCAGAGTGAGTTTCGATATGCCGGAGTACAGTAATAACATTACCGGGCTCGGTACCGTAAGAATACTCGAATCCATAAGAAGGAGCGGCATCAAATGCCGTTTTTACCAGGCGTCGAGCAGTGAGATGTTCGGTGCCTCACCCCCGCCGCAGAACGAATCTACGGTGTTCCAGCCCAGAAGCCCTTACGCGTGCGGGAAGCTCATGGCTCACTGGACGGCAGTGAACTACAGGGACGGTTATGATATATTCGCCGTAACCGGAATACTCTTTAACCACGAGTCTCCCAGAAGGGGAGAAACATTCGTAACAAGAAAAATAACAAGGGCCATAGCCAACATACTGAGGGAGCGGCAGCAGTACCTCTTTCTCGGAAATCTGGAGCCTACGCGTGACTGGGGGTACGCCCCCGAGTATGTAGAAATCATGTGGAAGATGCTTCAGCAGGATACTCCTCAGGATTTTGTAATCGGGACTGGCGAAACTCATTCGGTACAGGAGTTCGTAGAGGAGGCTTTCTCCTACGTCGGGCTTGACTGGGAGAAATATGTTAAAACCGATCCGAACTATTTCAGGCCGACCGAGGTAGAAAGCCTGAAATCGGATCCCGGCAAGGCGAGAGATGTTCTGGGGTGGGACGTAAAAATCGGATTCAGCGACCTCGTTAAAATAATGATTGACGCTGATATGAGGGAAATGGGTCTCGAACCCGTAGGAGAGGGCGACAGAATACTAAAAGAAAAATTCCCCAATAGATGGTGGAAAAGGGATTGA
- a CDS encoding VCBS repeat-containing protein yields MKLNKIVKLILTITILALFGAHCGEPEGEISRWLNLSSKHGDLPEPGPSTQQTASLVLDVDKDGLNDFVIGSRENGSSVYWYKREAVGWKKYMIEKDTLPVEAGGAFHDIDRDGDPDIVFGADASDNKMWWWENPYPDFDPELSWKRHVIKNSGANKHHDQVFGDFDGDGEVELVFWNQGDNKLFLAEVPPEPENTEPWPYTAIFTSESESEGLFSADIDLDGKQDIVGGGHWFKHLGGDNFDPQTIDKNQVFSRVEAGQLIKGGPPEVVFVIGDGVGPLKWYEWKNGGWKGHDLLKFDVYHGHSLEIEDMNGDGNLDIFAAEMRPDGNNEDARMWIFYGNGKGDFKKRAISVGFGSHESRVSDLDGDGDLDILVKPYNWDTPRIDVLLNSWDWKRRVVDAGKPSIGVFITSADLNNDGRKDLVTGGFWYRNPGRINGKWKRIPIGDRFNNMASVYDFDGDGDMDILGTEGEGSSPNSDMLWAENDGSGNFKIHTNIPPGDGDFLQGAAVDRFQGESLQIALSWHEDGKDIQLLTVPDNPADSRWRISTVPGFSQNEALSAGDIDRDDDQDLLLGTKWLRNDGSSWEEMTIIETDDAPPDRNLLVDINQDGRLDAVVGYEAVSKPGKLAWYEQKGDASAPEWEEHLIGIITGPMSLDVGDVDKDGDTDVVAGEHNIDEPSRAKLYFFENKDGGGTKWSSHIIHMGDEHHDGAQLADIDGDGDLDVISIGWTHRKVIIYENKSLQ; encoded by the coding sequence TTGAAATTAAATAAAATTGTTAAACTTATCCTGACAATTACAATTTTAGCTTTATTCGGGGCGCATTGCGGGGAGCCGGAAGGCGAGATAAGCAGATGGCTTAATCTATCAAGCAAACACGGGGACCTTCCCGAGCCCGGTCCGTCCACTCAGCAGACAGCCAGTTTAGTCCTGGATGTGGATAAAGACGGACTGAATGACTTTGTAATAGGGAGCCGAGAAAACGGGTCTTCCGTTTATTGGTATAAACGCGAAGCAGTCGGGTGGAAGAAATATATGATTGAGAAAGACACTCTTCCCGTGGAGGCGGGAGGGGCATTTCACGACATCGACCGGGACGGAGATCCTGATATTGTTTTCGGGGCGGACGCGTCGGATAACAAAATGTGGTGGTGGGAGAACCCATATCCGGATTTTGATCCGGAGCTTTCATGGAAAAGGCATGTAATAAAAAATTCCGGCGCAAACAAACATCACGACCAGGTGTTCGGAGACTTCGACGGCGACGGGGAGGTGGAACTCGTCTTCTGGAATCAGGGAGACAACAAGCTTTTTTTGGCTGAAGTTCCCCCAGAGCCTGAAAATACCGAACCCTGGCCGTATACTGCAATTTTCACAAGCGAGTCCGAGTCGGAGGGCCTTTTCTCAGCAGATATTGACCTTGACGGAAAACAGGATATTGTCGGAGGTGGACACTGGTTTAAGCACCTGGGGGGAGATAATTTTGATCCTCAAACTATAGATAAGAATCAGGTGTTTTCACGGGTAGAGGCGGGACAATTAATTAAGGGAGGGCCGCCGGAAGTGGTTTTTGTCATAGGAGACGGCGTGGGACCGTTGAAGTGGTACGAGTGGAAGAATGGCGGGTGGAAAGGTCATGATCTTCTGAAGTTTGACGTCTATCACGGTCACTCGCTTGAGATCGAGGATATGAACGGCGACGGCAATTTGGATATTTTCGCTGCGGAAATGAGGCCTGACGGCAATAATGAAGACGCTAGAATGTGGATTTTCTACGGTAACGGTAAAGGAGATTTTAAAAAGCGGGCTATTTCCGTCGGATTCGGCAGCCATGAGTCCAGGGTGAGTGATCTGGACGGTGACGGCGATCTCGATATTTTGGTCAAACCTTACAATTGGGACACCCCGCGTATAGACGTCTTGCTGAATAGCTGGGACTGGAAACGCCGTGTGGTGGACGCGGGCAAGCCTTCAATAGGCGTATTTATCACATCCGCTGATCTGAATAATGACGGAAGGAAAGATCTTGTCACGGGAGGTTTCTGGTACAGGAATCCCGGCAGGATTAATGGGAAGTGGAAGCGTATTCCGATCGGCGATAGGTTCAATAATATGGCTTCGGTTTATGACTTTGACGGTGACGGGGATATGGACATACTGGGGACGGAAGGCGAAGGCTCCAGTCCTAATTCCGATATGCTATGGGCTGAAAACGACGGTTCTGGGAATTTTAAGATACATACAAACATACCCCCCGGGGATGGTGATTTTCTTCAGGGCGCAGCCGTTGACCGTTTTCAAGGTGAAAGCCTCCAGATTGCCCTGTCGTGGCACGAGGATGGAAAGGATATTCAGCTTTTGACTGTTCCTGATAATCCTGCCGATAGCCGGTGGAGAATCTCGACTGTACCCGGTTTTTCACAGAATGAGGCTTTGAGTGCAGGAGATATAGACCGGGATGACGATCAGGACTTGCTTCTGGGTACCAAATGGCTCCGGAATGACGGTTCGTCATGGGAGGAGATGACGATAATCGAAACAGATGACGCTCCCCCTGACCGCAATCTTCTTGTGGATATTAATCAGGATGGGAGGCTCGACGCCGTGGTCGGGTACGAGGCGGTCAGCAAACCCGGAAAGCTCGCGTGGTATGAGCAAAAAGGCGATGCTTCAGCTCCTGAATGGGAGGAGCACCTGATCGGGATTATAACCGGGCCCATGAGTCTCGATGTGGGAGATGTTGATAAAGACGGGGATACGGACGTGGTGGCCGGTGAGCACAATATAGACGAGCCTTCAAGAGCCAAGCTCTACTTTTTTGAGAATAAGGACGGCGGCGGGACCAAATGGAGCAGTCATATTATACATATGGGCGATGAGCATCACGACGGCGCTCAGCTTGCCGATATTGACGGCGACGGGGACCTCGATGTTATCTCAATAGGCTGGACGCACCGGAAAGTAATTATTTATGAGAATAAGTCGCTACAATAA
- a CDS encoding GDP-L-fucose synthase: MKELSSKRILLTGGSGFLGSCVVDELVSRGVPRENIVIPRSGDLDLRKWENCLAAVKDTDVVIHLAAKVGGIGFNLKFPGELFYDNAIMGIQLMEASRQEGVDKFVAVGTVCAYPKFTPVPFKEENLWDGYPEETNAPYGVAKKALLVQAQSYRKQYGFNAIYLVPVNLYGPGDHFDPEDAHVIPALILKFFDARQRGLEKVLAWGTGSPSREFLYVKDAARGIVMATAGYDKGEPVNLGSGEEIRIRDLVYMIKEMVGYEGEVEWDATRPDGQPKRKLDVSKAKEEFGFESRTSFSEGLAKTIEWYKENRLG; the protein is encoded by the coding sequence ATGAAAGAATTAAGCTCAAAACGCATACTTTTAACAGGGGGCAGTGGGTTTCTCGGTTCCTGCGTCGTGGATGAACTTGTTTCTAGAGGAGTTCCGCGGGAGAATATAGTGATACCCCGCAGCGGAGACCTTGATTTGAGAAAGTGGGAGAACTGCCTGGCCGCCGTAAAAGATACGGACGTGGTGATACATCTCGCGGCTAAGGTAGGGGGCATAGGCTTTAACTTGAAGTTCCCCGGCGAGCTTTTTTATGATAATGCCATTATGGGCATACAGTTGATGGAAGCTTCCAGACAAGAGGGGGTGGATAAGTTCGTGGCTGTCGGTACCGTCTGCGCTTATCCGAAATTCACGCCGGTTCCTTTTAAAGAGGAGAATCTATGGGACGGGTACCCCGAGGAGACAAACGCACCTTACGGAGTGGCTAAAAAAGCCCTCCTGGTTCAGGCACAGTCTTACAGGAAGCAATACGGTTTTAACGCCATATATCTGGTACCTGTAAATCTCTACGGCCCGGGCGATCATTTTGATCCGGAGGACGCTCATGTAATTCCGGCGCTTATTTTGAAGTTCTTCGACGCAAGGCAAAGGGGGCTGGAGAAGGTTCTTGCCTGGGGGACGGGCAGCCCGTCAAGGGAATTCCTCTACGTAAAAGACGCGGCGCGTGGAATTGTCATGGCTACTGCGGGGTATGACAAAGGTGAACCCGTGAATCTGGGTTCCGGAGAGGAAATCAGAATTAGGGATCTCGTATATATGATAAAAGAGATGGTGGGTTATGAGGGAGAGGTTGAGTGGGATGCCACACGTCCCGACGGTCAGCCGAAAAGAAAACTGGATGTATCAAAAGCGAAAGAGGAGTTCGGTTTTGAATCCCGTACATCCTTCAGCGAAGGACTGGCCAAAACAATCGAGTGGTATAAAGAAAACAGGCTTGGATAA
- a CDS encoding class I SAM-dependent methyltransferase produces the protein MSSEVPGLIEQSAAGEYKCPGCYGESISVFYRVKGVPVHSVLLLETRDEAINYPTGDIALGFCSSCGFVSNYAFDSQRHEYSSKYESSQAFSPTFNTFSRRLAELLIGRYGLHKKNIVEIGCGQGEFISLLAQLGGNHGIGFDPAYEGSRSYNITEPPSNVTIISTSNEGPLDRDHPDSCDGCVTFVSDFYGEKYRMEDTDFLCCKMTLEHIQDTSNFIKDVRNSLGKGSETIVFFQIPEFTRILDELAFWDIYYEHCSYFAPGPLARLFRSRGFEVTDVWTDYDDQYLMIEACINGNGNADRPAPENDIENLRNKIDCFSKNYGQKLDAWKGRLNEIREKNLKAVLWGSSSKGVSFLTTLKIPYSELEYVVDINPYRQGSYMAGTGQEIVSPGFLRDYRPDVVIVMNPIYLTEIREQLASMKLSPEIITVNDI, from the coding sequence TTGAGTTCCGAAGTGCCAGGATTAATCGAACAAAGTGCCGCTGGAGAATATAAATGTCCAGGTTGCTACGGAGAATCGATCTCTGTATTTTACAGGGTCAAAGGCGTGCCGGTTCACAGCGTTTTGTTGCTTGAAACAAGGGACGAGGCAATAAACTATCCAACTGGGGATATTGCGCTCGGATTTTGCAGCTCATGCGGGTTTGTCTCGAATTACGCGTTTGACTCACAGCGTCATGAATATTCGTCGAAGTACGAGTCCTCTCAGGCTTTTTCCCCTACTTTTAACACTTTCTCCAGGCGACTGGCGGAGCTTCTGATAGGGCGGTACGGGCTTCATAAAAAAAATATTGTAGAAATAGGCTGCGGGCAGGGCGAATTTATCAGTCTCCTGGCACAGCTCGGAGGTAACCACGGCATCGGTTTCGACCCGGCTTACGAGGGCTCTAGAAGCTATAACATCACGGAACCTCCCTCTAACGTAACTATTATTTCCACAAGCAATGAAGGACCCCTGGACAGAGACCATCCGGATTCATGTGACGGATGCGTAACTTTTGTAAGTGATTTTTATGGAGAGAAATATCGAATGGAGGATACTGACTTTCTATGCTGCAAGATGACCCTCGAGCATATACAGGATACTTCAAATTTTATAAAAGATGTCAGGAATTCGTTGGGGAAAGGAAGTGAGACCATAGTCTTTTTTCAGATACCCGAATTCACACGCATTCTGGATGAGCTTGCGTTTTGGGATATTTACTATGAGCATTGCTCGTATTTTGCCCCCGGACCGCTGGCACGTCTCTTCCGTAGCCGCGGGTTTGAAGTAACTGACGTATGGACTGATTATGACGATCAGTACCTGATGATTGAGGCCTGCATTAATGGAAACGGAAACGCCGATCGGCCCGCACCTGAAAATGATATTGAAAATCTCAGGAACAAAATAGACTGCTTCTCAAAAAATTACGGGCAAAAGCTGGATGCATGGAAGGGCCGTCTAAATGAGATCAGGGAGAAAAATCTTAAAGCGGTTCTGTGGGGATCGAGCTCAAAAGGTGTTTCGTTCCTCACGACACTAAAGATTCCATATAGTGAGCTGGAATATGTAGTGGACATAAATCCCTACAGGCAGGGGAGCTATATGGCGGGAACCGGGCAGGAAATCGTCTCTCCCGGGTTTTTGCGGGACTACAGGCCCGATGTTGTGATTGTTATGAATCCGATTTATTTGACGGAAATAAGAGAGCAGCTCGCAAGTATGAAATTAAGCCCCGAAATTATAACGGTCAACGATATATAG
- a CDS encoding class I SAM-dependent methyltransferase, translating into MKTDLTSGGRGSPKNKFIQVKNNMAINCPICESSNHSVFLSISEVPVHCNLICCQYGEALNVVRGDIDLALCRKCGHVFNAAFNPALMRYSGSYENSLHFSERFREYTDWLAEQLIERHSLNDKKIAEIGCGQGDFLKLVCKRGGNEGIGFDPGYRGELDSEGNNHAVRIIKEFYSDQLSESQVDFIICRHVLEHIYDPRNFLDHINRTVDNNQNTKLFFEVPSLLWTLRDFSIWDIIYEHYSYFSSYSLSRLFSGCGFSVHAIYETYEKQFLCIEASKSAHQNGNFRLDDNCVGELLNYTGDFTQRFQNKIAESKNFLTNSIRDKKKVVLWGAGSKGVTFLNILNIKDQIRYVVDINPRKQGKYIAGTGQEIVNPKLLKDYKPDYIVVMNPIYLNEIKKYVRDELGLSGKLLAV; encoded by the coding sequence ATGAAAACGGATTTAACGTCCGGTGGCAGGGGCAGTCCGAAAAACAAATTTATACAGGTAAAAAATAACATGGCTATTAATTGTCCTATATGTGAGTCGTCGAATCACTCCGTATTCCTTTCAATCAGCGAGGTGCCCGTTCACTGTAACCTGATTTGCTGCCAGTACGGTGAGGCCTTAAATGTTGTCAGGGGTGATATTGATTTGGCATTATGCAGGAAGTGCGGCCATGTGTTTAATGCGGCTTTCAATCCCGCTCTTATGCGATATTCGGGAAGTTACGAGAATTCTTTGCATTTTTCCGAAAGGTTCAGAGAGTATACCGATTGGCTGGCAGAACAGTTAATTGAGCGTCATTCTCTTAATGACAAGAAAATCGCTGAAATAGGCTGCGGGCAGGGAGACTTCCTGAAACTGGTTTGCAAGAGGGGCGGGAATGAGGGAATCGGTTTTGATCCGGGTTACAGGGGAGAGCTTGACTCCGAGGGAAATAACCATGCTGTCAGGATCATTAAAGAATTTTATTCCGATCAATTATCCGAATCACAAGTAGACTTTATTATTTGCAGGCATGTACTTGAGCACATTTATGATCCCAGAAATTTTCTGGATCATATTAATCGGACGGTTGACAATAATCAAAATACAAAATTATTTTTCGAGGTTCCAAGTTTGTTGTGGACTCTCCGTGATTTTTCAATCTGGGATATCATATACGAGCATTACTCTTATTTCAGCTCCTATTCGCTAAGCCGGCTTTTTTCCGGATGCGGTTTCTCCGTTCACGCGATATACGAAACTTACGAGAAACAGTTTCTTTGTATCGAGGCTTCTAAATCCGCGCATCAGAATGGAAATTTCAGACTCGACGATAACTGCGTCGGAGAGCTTCTCAATTACACAGGTGATTTTACACAGAGATTTCAAAACAAAATAGCCGAATCAAAAAACTTTTTAACGAATTCTATACGAGATAAAAAGAAAGTTGTTTTATGGGGCGCAGGCTCTAAGGGGGTTACTTTCTTGAACATATTGAATATTAAAGATCAGATTCGTTATGTGGTGGATATTAATCCCCGAAAACAGGGAAAATATATTGCCGGCACGGGACAGGAAATAGTAAACCCGAAATTACTGAAAGATTACAAACCGGATTATATAGTTGTGATGAACCCGATCTACTTAAATGAAATTAAAAAATATGTGCGGGATGAACTGGGCTTATCCGGTAAACTATTGGCTGTATAA